The genomic region CCCATCGACAAGCCCTCAAAGCATTAAGCCAGTGCGTGAGCGCCCCACACCCCGCTCATCTAGACTTAAGGAATAGTCGTAGGCAGAACCAAACACGTCGCTTTGGTGCGGATGATTCAAAGGCGGCGTGGCAAGCTGCGTGATATGCCTGAAGAGGTGCGGCAAAGACCGCGCCGGGCACAACAAGATGCCCGCTCAGGGTGCCCTGGCCAACGGCCTGAAATTGCCACGATACCGTGACGTGGTGTGAGTGCCGCAGCCGACACTTTCGGACGACCGACAACCATCTGGTTTGTCCGTGACCGTGAGGAATGCTGAATGCCTGATGAGATGTTGCAATTGCCTATGGTCAATAGCGTGCTGGAGCGCCACAAGGGCTCTGCGGGCGCACTGTTGCCGATTCTTCATGAGATTCAGGAGGGCATTGGTTACATCCCCGATGCCGCCATTCCCGAGATTGCTCACGCCCTTAACCTGAGTCAGGCCGAGGTTCGCGGGGTGATCAGCTTCTACCATGACTTCCGCACCGCGCCTCCGGCCCGACATATCCTGCGCCTGTGCCGGGCCGAGTCCTGCCAGAGCCGCGGCGCCGAGCAGCTCGCGGCGCAATTGCGCGACCGTCTGCAACTGGATGACCACGGCAGCAGTGCCGACGGCAGTATCAGCCTGCGTCCGGTGTATTGCCTTGGTGCCTGCGCCTGTTCGCCGGCCCTGGAGCTGGATGGTCAGGTGCATGCGCGGCTGAATCCTGAGCGTCTCGATGCCTTGCTCGACGCTTGCCGGGAGGACGCATGATGCCGGCTTTCTATTTGTCCTGTGATTCTCTGGCCCGGGCCGTGGGTGCCGAAGATGTTGTGATATCTCTTATCACCCATGCCCGGGGACGCATTGTGCCCCTGGAGGTGAAACGCACCAGTTCGCGCGGCCTGTATTGGCTGGAACCGCTGCTGGAAGTGGACACCCCACAAGGCCGTATCGGCTTCGGCCCGCTCACCGCTGCCGATGTGCCGTCAGTGCTTGAGGCGCTGCAAGGCGAGCCATCCGCCCATCCACTGGCCTTGGGCCTGGTGGAAGAGTTGCCTTATCTGAAGACACAACAACGCCTGCTGTTTGCCCGCGCGGGCATCACCCAGCCGCTGGACCTCGACGACTACCGGGATCACGGCGGTTTCGAGGGTTTGAAAAGAGCCATCACCCTCGGTGGCGAACAGACCGCGACTGAGGTGTTCGATTCGGGTCTGCGTGGCCGTGGCGGCGCGGCCTTCCCCGCCGGGATCAAATGGCGCACGGTGCGCGCCACTCAGGCGGCGCAGAAATACATTGTGTGCAACGCTGACGAAGGCGACTCCGGCACTTTCGCCGACCGCATGTTGATGGAAGGCGACCCCTTCCTGCTCATCGAAGGCATGGCCATTGCTGGCATTACCGTCGGTGCCACCTATGGCTACATCTATGTGCGCTCGGAATATCCGCATGCCGTGATTACCCTGCGCAACGCGCTGGAGATTGCCCGGACCAACGGTTACCTCGGCGCCAATGTCGGCGGCAGCGGCTTGGCTTTCGATATGGAAGTGCGCGTCGGTGCCGGCGCTTACATCTGCGGTGAAGAAACCGCGCTACTGGACTCACTCGAAGGCAAGCGCGGGATCGTCCGCGCCAAGCCGCCGATCCCTGCGCTGCAAGGGCTGTTCGGCTTGCCAACCCTGGTGCACAACGTGCTGACGCTGGCCTCGGTGCCGCTGATTCTGGCCAAGGGTGCGAAGTTCTATCGCGATTACGGCATGGGCCGCTCACTGGGCACCATGCCCTTCCAACTGGCGGGCAATATTCGTCACGGCGGTTTGGTGGAACGGGCCTTTGGCCTGACCCTGCGCGAACTGGTGGAAGACTACGGTGGCGGGACCGCCAGTGGCCGGCCGCTGAAGGCCGCGCAGGTGGGCGGCCCGCTCGGCGCCTGGGTGCCGCCTTCGCAATTCGATACGCCGCTGGATTACGAAGCCTTCGCCGCCATGGGCGCGATGCTCGGTCACGGTGGTGTGGTGGTGGCTGACGACAGCCTGGACATGGCCCGCATGGCGCGCTTCGCCATGCAGTTCTGCGCCGAGGAATCCTGTGGCAAATGTACGCCGTGCCGCATCGGTTCGACCCGGGGCGTGGAGGTCATTGACCGCTTGCTCGCTGCGCCTGACCAGAGCGGTCGTGATGAGCAGGTGATCATCCTCAAGGACCTGTGCGACACGATGCAATACGGTTCGCTGTGCGCGTTGGGCGGCATGACCTCCTATCCGGTCGTCAGCGCCCTCAAGTACTTCCCCGCCGACTTCGGTCTGCAATCTTCGGAGGCCGACCAATGATCACCCTCTTCGACCCGAAAACCGACATCGATCTAGGCACACCCGCCCGCGACAGCGACGTGCAAGTCACCCTGAACATCGACGGTCGCAGCATCAGCGTGCCCGAAGGCACCTCGGTAATGCGCGCCGCTGCGCTGCTGGGCACCACCATTCCCAAACTGTGTGCCACCGACAGCCTGGAAGCCTTCGGCTCCTGCCGCATGTGCCTGGTGGAGATCGACGGCATGCGCGGCTATCCGGCGTCCTGCACCACGCCGGTCACTGAAGGCATGACCGTGCACACCCAGACGCCGAAACTCGCGACCCTGCGCCGCAACGTCATGGAGTTGTACATCTCCGATCACCCGCTGGACTGCCTGACCTGCTCGGCCAACGGCAACTGCGAGCTGCAAACCGTCGCCGGCCAGGTCGGCCTGCGGGAAGTGCGTTACGGCTATGAGGGCGAGAACCATCTGGACGACGTGAAGGACACGTCCAACCCGTACTTCGACTACGACCCGAGCAAGTGCATCGTCTGCAACCGCTGCGTGCGCGCCTGCGAAGAAACCCAGGGCACGTTTGCTCTGACCATTACCGGGCGCGGTTTCGAATCCCGGGTGGCGGCGGCCGGTGGCGATAACTTCCTCGACTCGGAATGCGTGTCCTGCGGCGCCTGTGTGCAAGCCTGCCCGACCGCGACGCTGATGGAAAAAAACGTGGTCGAACTGGGTCAGCCCGAACGCAGCGTGATCACCACCTGCGCCTATTGTGGCGTGGGCTGTTCGTTCCGCGCCGAGATGAAAGGCGACCAGCTGGTGCGCATGGTTCCGGACAAAAACGGCCAGGCCAACCACGGCCACTCTTGCGTCAAGGGGCGCTTTGCTTGGGGTTACGCGACCCACCCGGATCGCATCACCCAGCCGATGATCCGCAAGTCCATTCACGACCCTTGGCAGGAAGTCAGCTGGGATGAAGCGGTGACCTACGCCGCCAGCGAATTCCGCCGGTTGCAGCAAAAATACGGCCGCGACTCGATTGGTGGCATTACCTCCAGCCGTTGCACCAACGAAGAAACCTACCTGGTGCAAAAACTGGTGCGCGCCGCGTTTGGCAACAACAACGTCGACACCTGTGCGCGGGTCTGCCACTCGCCGACCGGCTATGGCCTGAAACAAACCTTGGGCGAGTCCGCCGGCACTCAGAGTTTCGACTCTGTGATGCAGGCCGACGTGATCCTGGTGATGGGCGCCAACCCCAGCGATGCGCACCCGGTGTTCGCCTCGCAGCTCAAGCGCCGCCTGCGCGAAGGCGCGCGGCTGATCGTCATCGACCCACGCCGCATTGATCTGGTGGACTCGGTGCATGCCCGCGCCGAACTGCACCTGGCCCTGCGTCCGGGCACCAACGTCGCCATGCTCAACGCCCTGGCCCACGTCATCGTCACCGAAGGCCTGCTCAACCAGACCTTTATCGACGCCCGTTGCGAGGACATTGATTTCGCCCATTGGAAAGCGTTCGTCAGCCGCGCGGAAAACTCGCCGGAAGTCTTGGGCGACATCTGCGGTGTAGCCGCCGCCGACATCCGCGCCGCCGCCCGTCTGTATGCCACCGGTGGCAACGCGGCGATCTACTACGGTCTGGGCGTTACCGAGCACAGCCAGGGCAGTACCGCCGTCATGGGCATTGCCAACCTGGCCATGGCCACTGGCAACATCGGTCGCGAAGGCGTGGGCGTGAACCCGCTGCGTGGACAGAACAACGTTCAGGGCTCCTGCGACATGGGCTCCTTCCCCCACGAACTGCCCGGTTACCGTCACGTCTCCAACGAGGTGGTACGGACGCAGTTCGAACAGGCCTGGAACGTCACCCTGCAACCCGATCCGGGCCTGCGCATTCCCAACATGTTCGAGTCTGCACTGGCCGGCAGCTTCAAGGGTTTGTATTGCCAGGGCGAAGACATCGCCCAGAGCGACCCCAATACCCAACACGTCACTGCGGCGCTGTCAGCCATGGAATGCGTGGTGGTTCAGGATATTTTCCTCAACGAAACCGCCAAGTTCGCCCATGTGTTCCTGCCGGGCGCCTCGTTCCTGGAAAAAGACGGCACCTTCACCAACGCCGAGCGGCGCATCTCCCGGGTACGCAAGGTCATGGAACCTCTGGGCGGCAAGGCCGACTGGGAAGGCACGGTGGCCTTGGCCAATGCCCTGGGCTATCCGATGAACTACAAGCATCCGTCGGAAATCATGGATGAAATCGCCAGCCTGACGCCGACCTTCACCAACGTCAGCTACGCCATACTGGATAGCCACGGCAGCCTGCAATGGCCGTGCAACGCCGCGGCACCGGACGGCACGCCGACC from Pseudomonas sp. GGS8 harbors:
- a CDS encoding formate dehydrogenase subunit gamma; protein product: MPDEMLQLPMVNSVLERHKGSAGALLPILHEIQEGIGYIPDAAIPEIAHALNLSQAEVRGVISFYHDFRTAPPARHILRLCRAESCQSRGAEQLAAQLRDRLQLDDHGSSADGSISLRPVYCLGACACSPALELDGQVHARLNPERLDALLDACREDA
- a CDS encoding NADH-quinone oxidoreductase subunit NuoF, encoding MPAFYLSCDSLARAVGAEDVVISLITHARGRIVPLEVKRTSSRGLYWLEPLLEVDTPQGRIGFGPLTAADVPSVLEALQGEPSAHPLALGLVEELPYLKTQQRLLFARAGITQPLDLDDYRDHGGFEGLKRAITLGGEQTATEVFDSGLRGRGGAAFPAGIKWRTVRATQAAQKYIVCNADEGDSGTFADRMLMEGDPFLLIEGMAIAGITVGATYGYIYVRSEYPHAVITLRNALEIARTNGYLGANVGGSGLAFDMEVRVGAGAYICGEETALLDSLEGKRGIVRAKPPIPALQGLFGLPTLVHNVLTLASVPLILAKGAKFYRDYGMGRSLGTMPFQLAGNIRHGGLVERAFGLTLRELVEDYGGGTASGRPLKAAQVGGPLGAWVPPSQFDTPLDYEAFAAMGAMLGHGGVVVADDSLDMARMARFAMQFCAEESCGKCTPCRIGSTRGVEVIDRLLAAPDQSGRDEQVIILKDLCDTMQYGSLCALGGMTSYPVVSALKYFPADFGLQSSEADQ
- the fdhF gene encoding formate dehydrogenase subunit alpha, yielding MITLFDPKTDIDLGTPARDSDVQVTLNIDGRSISVPEGTSVMRAAALLGTTIPKLCATDSLEAFGSCRMCLVEIDGMRGYPASCTTPVTEGMTVHTQTPKLATLRRNVMELYISDHPLDCLTCSANGNCELQTVAGQVGLREVRYGYEGENHLDDVKDTSNPYFDYDPSKCIVCNRCVRACEETQGTFALTITGRGFESRVAAAGGDNFLDSECVSCGACVQACPTATLMEKNVVELGQPERSVITTCAYCGVGCSFRAEMKGDQLVRMVPDKNGQANHGHSCVKGRFAWGYATHPDRITQPMIRKSIHDPWQEVSWDEAVTYAASEFRRLQQKYGRDSIGGITSSRCTNEETYLVQKLVRAAFGNNNVDTCARVCHSPTGYGLKQTLGESAGTQSFDSVMQADVILVMGANPSDAHPVFASQLKRRLREGARLIVIDPRRIDLVDSVHARAELHLALRPGTNVAMLNALAHVIVTEGLLNQTFIDARCEDIDFAHWKAFVSRAENSPEVLGDICGVAAADIRAAARLYATGGNAAIYYGLGVTEHSQGSTAVMGIANLAMATGNIGREGVGVNPLRGQNNVQGSCDMGSFPHELPGYRHVSNEVVRTQFEQAWNVTLQPDPGLRIPNMFESALAGSFKGLYCQGEDIAQSDPNTQHVTAALSAMECVVVQDIFLNETAKFAHVFLPGASFLEKDGTFTNAERRISRVRKVMEPLGGKADWEGTVALANALGYPMNYKHPSEIMDEIASLTPTFTNVSYAILDSHGSLQWPCNAAAPDGTPTMHIEEFVRGKGRFMLTGYVPTEEKVNSRYPLLLTTGRILSQYNVGAQTRRTENVAWHDEDRLEIHPTDAESRGINEGDWVGIGSRAGQTVLRARVTERVAPGVVYTTFHFPESGANVITTDNSDWATNCPEYKVTAVEVSRVYHPSEWQKRYQAFSDEQQRLLDERRHERSAGTKAEVRR